Genomic segment of Vicinamibacterales bacterium:
AGGGGCGGTTCGCGAACCGCCCGTACCAGGCGTCAGGACCGGGCGGTGCCCGAATCCCGAATCCTGAATCCCGGCCCCTGTTAGAGACCGAAGCGAGCGAGTAGCAGTTATGCGTGACATCATCATCCTGGCGTGCACCGGGTGCAAGCGCCGGAACTACAACACGACGAAGAACAAGAAGAAGACGACCGAGCGTCTCGAGCTCAAGAAGTTCTGCCCGTTCTGCCGCACGCACACGGCGCATCGGGAGACGAAGTAGCGCACAGGCCAGTAGCTCAACTGGAAGAGCACCGGTCTCCAAAACCGGGGGTTGGGGGTTCGATCCCCTCCTGGCCTGCCACTTACGTCGGGCAGGGATCGGGGATCAGGGCTCAGGGTTCAGGGACAGCCCCCTGACCCCTGATTCCTGACCCCTGATCCCCTGACTCGTTTTGAAACGCTAGGAACCGGCGGTGAAGACCGTGGCCATCATCGATAACGTCAAGGATGCCGGCGGCAATGTCACTGGATGGATGGGGAATTTCCGGACGTTCCTCACCGAGGTCCGCAACGAGCTCAAGCGCGTCACCTGGCCTTCCCGCAAGGAAGTCTACGCCACGACGCTCGTCGTGATTCTCACCTCGATCTTCTTCGGTCTCTACCTCTTCGCGCTGGACGGTGTGTTCAACATCGGAATCCAGTGGATCTTCAAACGATTTGGTGTGGCATGACCGACGACCGGACGAAACAGTGGTACATCGTCCACACCTACTCGGGGTTCGAGAAGAAGGTGTCCGAATCGCTCCGTCAGCGTGTACAGGCGTACGGGCTGCAGGACGAAATCGGTGAAATCCTCATTCCGACCGAAGTGGTGGTGGAGATGCGCGGTGGGCGCAAGGTCGAGACGCCCAAGCGCTTCTTCCCCGGCTACATCCTGGTCGAAATGCACATGTCCGACAACGCCTGGCACGTGGTGAAGAACACCCCGAAGGTCACGGGCTTTGTCGGCGCCGGCGCACGGCCCACGCCGCTCACCCGCGAGGA
This window contains:
- the rpmG gene encoding 50S ribosomal protein L33; this translates as MRDIIILACTGCKRRNYNTTKNKKKTTERLELKKFCPFCRTHTAHRETK
- the secE gene encoding preprotein translocase subunit SecE; translation: MAIIDNVKDAGGNVTGWMGNFRTFLTEVRNELKRVTWPSRKEVYATTLVVILTSIFFGLYLFALDGVFNIGIQWIFKRFGVA
- the nusG gene encoding transcription termination/antitermination protein NusG, whose amino-acid sequence is MTDDRTKQWYIVHTYSGFEKKVSESLRQRVQAYGLQDEIGEILIPTEVVVEMRGGRKVETPKRFFPGYILVEMHMSDNAWHVVKNTPKVTGFVGAGARPTPLTREEVDQILLQVTAAAEKPKPKYSFEKGERVRINEGPFTSFEGIIDEVNADRNTLKVMVTIFGRATPVELDFMQVEKV